A genomic segment from Triticum dicoccoides isolate Atlit2015 ecotype Zavitan chromosome 1A, WEW_v2.0, whole genome shotgun sequence encodes:
- the LOC119293183 gene encoding proteasome subunit beta type-6-like — protein sequence MDAASLMGPSSADAPTDGEHRMGTTIVGVCYDGGVVLAADSRTSTGMYVANRASDKISQLTDNVYVCRSGSAADTQIISDYVRYFLHQHTIQLGQPATVKVASNLVRLLAYQNKSMLQAGMIVGGWDKYEGGQIYSVPLGGTILRQPFAIGGSGSSYLYGLMDHEWKEGMTQEEAEKFVVKVVSLAIARDGASGGVVRTVTINEAGVKRSFHPGDKLPLWHEEMEPQNSLLDILAAGSSDAMVQ from the exons ATGGACGCCGCCTCGCTCATGGGCCCCTCCTCCGCCGACGCGCCCACCGACGGGGAGCACCGGATGGGCACCACCATCGTGGGCGTCTGCTACGACGGCGGCGTCGTGCTCGCCGCCGACTCCAGGACCAGCACCG GAATGTATGTCGCAAACCGTGCTTCGGACAAGATTAGTCAGCTGACTGATAATGTCTACGTCTGCCGCTCTGGATCT GCTGCTGACACACAAATTATTTCGGATTATGTACGTTATTTTCTCCACCAGCACAC AATCCAGCTTGGGCAACCAGCTACCGTGAAAGTTGCATCCAACTTAGTTAGGTTATTGGCCTATCAGAACAAG AGCATGTTGCAAGCTGGAATGATAGTTGGTGGATGGGATAAATACGAGGGAGGCCAAATTTACTCGGTTCCTCTTGGTGGAACGATTCTGAGGCAACCATTCGCAATTGGAG GATCTGGTTCCAGTTACCTGTATGGATTGATGGATCATGAATGGAAAGAGGGTATGACCCAGGAAGAAGCTGAG AAGTTTGTGGTGAAGGTGGTTTCCCTTGCTATTGCTCGTGATGGTGCTAGTGGAGGGGTTGTTCGCACTGTTACT ATTAACGAGGCGGGTGTTAAGAGGAGCTTCCACCCTGGTGACAAACTGCCACTCTGGCATGAAGAGATGGAGCCCCAAAACTCTCTCCTCGACATTCTCGCAGCTGGGAGCTCTGATGCGATGGTCCAGTGA